Proteins from a genomic interval of Sparus aurata chromosome 21, fSpaAur1.1, whole genome shotgun sequence:
- the zfyve9a gene encoding zinc finger FYVE domain-containing protein 9 isoform X1, with product MENYFQAEAFNLDKVLDEFEQNEDETDNPILSDAKWTQILAPPAHLLSLNPALAHADLSPRESPLPFKTLPDSSSSTSPGADPKRHPGPEPPSWAEERPADIHSPPLPQPNIGKLVGTDDLSPPPVTACSAVENGCPTSPTSPQLDGLSKEISSPADNQPGASDQEAKPHQDERAASAAGAGGGGGVSHTHFTFEVGLEQEETLPLKIHPNVEPTIQNGNGVKEEVITAVLQDNGQEKQTANFKEEQIETVLNRRRDVQPSFVVEENGIPCPDRIGVEEKEKRCGPGEQIDQIFRITSLPNGLEQGSSSHSELKETEEREEAEEEGFSPSPVPSKEDSVTEEKEMEESKQENGDGGAVGSGSIQPKLNNNRLQPVSVPYGGARPKQPVSLKLQIPQPLSGQVQNQLGPAAVSKNKNQENQSRRGTPSETTLSGTDLSAVGVNGDGIAHSPLLMPTGSPDNDLQAGQQGALCRKPASSLGEVAPVWVPDSQAPVCMKCDVKFTFTKRRHHCRACGKVFCATCCSLKCRLMYMDRKEARVCVTCHSALTTGEHHCKDIAQSWETPAPASNQSPNPNNPAEYCSTIPPLQQAQASGVLSSPPPTVMVPVGVLKQPGNEGSLSREQRRVWFADGVLPNGDTAESPKPPTSSPVPSQSLAISTYSNKSSTLESSEASHTPVAPVGSPVGSSLSLIPEDGLPPILISTGVKGGTGGHITDYAVEERPLEIVLMQQLEEGGPDPLVFVLNANLLAMVKLVNYVNRKCWYVTTKGMHAVGQAEVVILLQCLPDEKTIPKDIFTHFVQLYQEALSGNVLSHLSHSFFTQSFLGSKEHGGFLYISPSFQSLQDLLLPNPPYLFGILIQKWETPWAKVFPIRLMLRLGAEYRFYPCPLFSVRFRKPLFGETGHTIMNLLADFRNYQYTLPVVKGLVVDMEVRKTSIKIPSNRYNELMKAMNKSNEHVLAMGACFNDRADSHLVCVQNDDGNYQTQAISIHHQPRKVTGACFFVFSGALKASSGYLAKTSIVEDGVMIQITAETMDSLRQALRDMKDYTMTCGKADQEENQELVHIEWTEDDHNFNKGVISPIDGKSMESITSVKIFHGSEFKANGKVIRWTEVFFLQSEDQPNGLSDPADHSRLTENVARAFCMALCPHLKLLKEDGMAKLGLRVTLDSDQVGYLAGSNGQPLLPQYLSDLDSALIPVIHSGACQLSEGPVIMELVFYILEIIS from the exons ATGGAGAATTACTTCCAGGCCGAGGCCTTCAATCTGGACAAGGTGCTGGATGAGTTCGAGCAGAACGAAG ATGAGACAGACAATCCCATTCTCTCAGATGCCAAGTGGACCCAGATTCTGGCCCCGCCAGCCCACCTGCTCTCTCTGAACCCTGCCCTGGCCCACGCAGACCTCAGCCCCCGGGAGAGTCCACTACCCTTCAAGACCCTCCCTGATtcctcctccagcacctccCCGGGGGCCGACCCTAAAAGACATCCTGGTCCCGAGCCTCCTTCCTGGGCAGAGGAGAGGCCGGCAGACATCCACAGCCCACCCCTCCCCCAGCCCAACATCGGCAAACTGGTGGGCACAGATGACCTCTCACCACCACCTGTGACGGCCTGTAGTGCCGTGGAGAACGGCTGCCCCACCAGCCCTACAAGCCCTCAGTTAGATGGGCTCAGCAAGGAGATAAGTTCTCCTGCAGATAACCAGCCTGGTGCTTCTGACCAGGAGGCTAAACCTCATCAGGACGAGAGAGCCGCCTcagcagctggagctggaggaggaggaggtgtcaGTCACACTCACTTTACCTTTGAGGTTGGATTAGAACAGGAGGAAACTCTGCCTTTGAAAATTCATCCAAATGTGGAACCAACAATACAAAATGGGAATGGTGTCAAAGAGGAGGTGATTACTGCTGTTTTACAGGACAATggtcaagaaaaacaaacagcaaacttTAAGGAGGAGCAGATAGAAACTGTCCTGAACAGAAGGAGAGACGTTCAACCTAGTTTTGTAGTGGAGGAGAATGGTATACCTTGCCCTGACAGGATTGGAGttgaggagaaggagaaaagatGTGGTCCAGGAGAACAAATAGACCAAATCTTCAGAATAACAAGCCTTCCCAATGGTTTGGAGCAGGGGAGCAGTAGTCATTCTGAGCTTAAGGAGActgaagagagggaggaggcagaggaggagggtttttctccctctcctgtACCCTCCAAAGAGGACTCTGTAACTGAGgaaaaagaaatggaggaaagCAAGCAGGAGAACGGTGATGGAGGAGCAGTGGGATCTGGTAGCATCCAACCAAAACTCAACAACAATCGGCTGCAGCCGGTCAGTGTTCCCTATGGAGGGGCCCGACCAAAGCAGCCGGTCAGCCTCAAGCTCCAGATCCCACAGCCGCTGTCGGGCCAGGTCCAAAATCAGCTCGGCCCGGCTGCTGTCAGCAAGAACAAAAACCAGGAAAATCAGAGCAGGAGAGGTACGCCCTCTGAAACTACACTCAGTGGGACAGATCTCAGTGCAGTTGGGGTGAACGGCGATGGTATTGCccactctcctctcctgatgccCACAGGGAGCCCAGACAATGACCTTCAGGCAGGCCAGCAGGGTGctctgtgcaggaaacctgcCAGTTCCCTGGGAGAAGTTGCCCCTGTGTGGGTGCCTGACTCCCAGGCTCCTGTCTGcatgaaatgtgatgttaaaTTCACCTTCACCAAGAGGAGGCACCACTGCAGGGCCTGTGGCAAG GTTTTCTGTGCGACGTGCTGCAGCCTGAAGTGCAGGCTCATGTACATGGACAGGAAGGAGGCTCGTGTCTGCGTCACCTGTCATTCTGCTCTGACGACTGGTGAGCATCATTGCAAGGACATAG CTCAATCATGGGAGACACCGGCCCCTGCAAGCAACCAGAGTCCGAACCCCAACAACCCAGCGGAATACTGCTCCACCATCCCCCCTCTGCAGCAGGCCCAGGCCTCTGGGGTGCTCAGCTCCCCTCCTCCTACCGTCATGGTGCCTGTGGGAGTCCTGAAACAGCCTGGCAACGAGG GGTCCCTGTCACGGGAGCAGAGGAGAGTATGGTTTGCTGACGGGGTCCTACCGAATGGCGACACAGCAGAGTCCCCCAAACCTCCGACCTCCAGCCCGGTCCCCTCCCAGTCGCTGGCCATCTCCACATACTCAAACAAATCCTCCACTTTGGAATCCTCAGAG GCATCCCATACCCCGGTTGCCCCGGTGGGCAGCCCCGTGGGCAGCTCCCTCAGCCTGATCCCGGAGGACGGGCTCCCTCCCATCCTCATCTCCACCGGAGTCAAAGGAGGTACGGGAGGCCACATCACAG ACTATGCAGTGGAGGAAAGGCCTTTGGAGATTGTCCTcatgcagcagctggaggaggggGGCCCGGACCCCCTGGTCTTCGTGCTCAATGCCAACCTGCTCGCCATGGTCAAACTCGTCAACT ATgtgaacaggaagtgttggtACGTGACGACTAAGGGCATGCACGCTGTCGGTCAGGCAGAGGTGGTCATCCTGCTCCAGTGTCTACCTGATGAGAAGACCATCCCTAAAGACATCTTCACACACTTCGTGCAGCTCTACCAGGAGGCCCTCAGTG GCAACGTGCTGAGCCACCTGAGTCACTCATTCTTCACGCAGAGCTTCCTGGGCAGTAAGGAGCATGGCGGCTTCCTCTACATCAGCCCCTCCTTCCAGTCACTGCAGGACCTGCTGCTGCCCAACCCGCCCTACCTCTTCGGCATCCTGATACAGAAGTGGGAAACGCCCTGGGCTAAGGTTTTCCCCATCCGCCTCATGCTGCGGCTGGGCGCAGAGTACCGAT tttATCCGTGTCCGCTGTTCAGTGTCCGCTTCAGAAAACCCCTCTTCGGAGAGACTGGTCACACTATCATGAATCTGCTCGCA GACTTCCGTAACTACCAGTACACGCTGCCGGTGGTGAAAGGTCTGGTTGTGGACATGGAGGTGAGGAAGACAAGCATCAAGATCCCCAGTAATCGCTACAATGAG CTGATGAAGGCCATGAACAAGTCCAACGAACACGTGCTGGCCATGGGGGCGTGCTTCAACGACCGGGCCGACTCTCACCTGGTTTGCGTCCAAAACGACGACGGGAACTATCAGACACAGGCCATCAGCATCCATCACCAGCCGCGCAAAG TTACTGGagcctgtttttttgtgttcagtgGTGCTTTGAAAGCCTCGTCGGGCTACTTAGCCAAGACCAGCATCGTGGAAG ATGGTGTGATGATCCAGATCACAGCTGAGACCATGGACTCCCTACGGCAAGCCCTGAGGGACATGAAGGACTACACCATGACGTGCGGTAAAGCCGACCAGGAGGAGAACCAGGAGTTGGTCCACATCGAGTGGACCGAGGACGACCACAATTTCAACAAGgg TGTGATCAGTCCCATCGATGGGAAGTCTATGGAGTCCATCACCAGCGTCAAGATCTTCCACGGATCGGAGTTCAAAGCCAACGGCAAAGTCATCCGCTGGACAGAG GTGTTTTTCCTCCAGAGTGAAGATCAACCCAACGGTCTGAGTGACCCGGCCGACCACAGCCGACTGACGGAGAATGTGGCGAGGGCTTTCTGCATGGCGCTCTGTCCGCACCTGAAGTTGCTGAAGGAGGACGGGATGGCCAAACTGGGGCTGAGAGTCACACTGGACTCCGACCAG GTGGGTTACCTGGCAGGAAGTAACGGCCAGCCCCTCCTGCCTCAGTACCTGAGCGACCTGGACAGCGCTCTGATCCCCGTCATCCACAGCGGGGCGTGTCAGCTGAGCGAGGGCCCGGTCATCATGGAGCTGGTCTTCTACATCCTGGAGATCATCTCCTAG
- the zfyve9a gene encoding zinc finger FYVE domain-containing protein 9 isoform X2, with amino-acid sequence MENYFQAEAFNLDKVLDEFEQNEDETDNPILSDAKWTQILAPPAHLLSLNPALAHADLSPRESPLPFKTLPDSSSSTSPGADPKRHPGPEPPSWAEERPADIHSPPLPQPNIGKLVGTDDLSPPPVTACSAVENGCPTSPTSPQLDGLSKEISSPADNQPGASDQEAKPHQDERAASAAGAGGGGGVSHTHFTFEVGLEQEETLPLKIHPNVEPTIQNGNGVKEEVITAVLQDNGQEKQTANFKEEQIETVLNRRRDVQPSFVVEENGIPCPDRIGVEEKEKRCGPGEQIDQIFRITSLPNGLEQGSSSHSELKETEEREEAEEEGFSPSPVPSKEDSVTEEKEMEESKQENGDGGAVGSGSIQPKLNNNRLQPVSVPYGGARPKQPVSLKLQIPQPLSGQVQNQLGPAAVSKNKNQENQSRRGTPSETTLSGTDLSAVGVNGDGIAHSPLLMPTGSPDNDLQAGQQGALCRKPASSLGEVAPVWVPDSQAPVCMKCDVKFTFTKRRHHCRACGKVFCATCCSLKCRLMYMDRKEARVCVTCHSALTTGEHHCKDIAQSWETPAPASNQSPNPNNPAEYCSTIPPLQQAQASGVLSSPPPTVMVPVGVLKQPGNEGSLSREQRRVWFADGVLPNGDTAESPKPPTSSPVPSQSLAISTYSNKSSTLESSEASHTPVAPVGSPVGSSLSLIPEDGLPPILISTGVKGDYAVEERPLEIVLMQQLEEGGPDPLVFVLNANLLAMVKLVNYVNRKCWYVTTKGMHAVGQAEVVILLQCLPDEKTIPKDIFTHFVQLYQEALSGNVLSHLSHSFFTQSFLGSKEHGGFLYISPSFQSLQDLLLPNPPYLFGILIQKWETPWAKVFPIRLMLRLGAEYRFYPCPLFSVRFRKPLFGETGHTIMNLLADFRNYQYTLPVVKGLVVDMEVRKTSIKIPSNRYNELMKAMNKSNEHVLAMGACFNDRADSHLVCVQNDDGNYQTQAISIHHQPRKVTGACFFVFSGALKASSGYLAKTSIVEDGVMIQITAETMDSLRQALRDMKDYTMTCGKADQEENQELVHIEWTEDDHNFNKGVISPIDGKSMESITSVKIFHGSEFKANGKVIRWTEVFFLQSEDQPNGLSDPADHSRLTENVARAFCMALCPHLKLLKEDGMAKLGLRVTLDSDQVGYLAGSNGQPLLPQYLSDLDSALIPVIHSGACQLSEGPVIMELVFYILEIIS; translated from the exons ATGGAGAATTACTTCCAGGCCGAGGCCTTCAATCTGGACAAGGTGCTGGATGAGTTCGAGCAGAACGAAG ATGAGACAGACAATCCCATTCTCTCAGATGCCAAGTGGACCCAGATTCTGGCCCCGCCAGCCCACCTGCTCTCTCTGAACCCTGCCCTGGCCCACGCAGACCTCAGCCCCCGGGAGAGTCCACTACCCTTCAAGACCCTCCCTGATtcctcctccagcacctccCCGGGGGCCGACCCTAAAAGACATCCTGGTCCCGAGCCTCCTTCCTGGGCAGAGGAGAGGCCGGCAGACATCCACAGCCCACCCCTCCCCCAGCCCAACATCGGCAAACTGGTGGGCACAGATGACCTCTCACCACCACCTGTGACGGCCTGTAGTGCCGTGGAGAACGGCTGCCCCACCAGCCCTACAAGCCCTCAGTTAGATGGGCTCAGCAAGGAGATAAGTTCTCCTGCAGATAACCAGCCTGGTGCTTCTGACCAGGAGGCTAAACCTCATCAGGACGAGAGAGCCGCCTcagcagctggagctggaggaggaggaggtgtcaGTCACACTCACTTTACCTTTGAGGTTGGATTAGAACAGGAGGAAACTCTGCCTTTGAAAATTCATCCAAATGTGGAACCAACAATACAAAATGGGAATGGTGTCAAAGAGGAGGTGATTACTGCTGTTTTACAGGACAATggtcaagaaaaacaaacagcaaacttTAAGGAGGAGCAGATAGAAACTGTCCTGAACAGAAGGAGAGACGTTCAACCTAGTTTTGTAGTGGAGGAGAATGGTATACCTTGCCCTGACAGGATTGGAGttgaggagaaggagaaaagatGTGGTCCAGGAGAACAAATAGACCAAATCTTCAGAATAACAAGCCTTCCCAATGGTTTGGAGCAGGGGAGCAGTAGTCATTCTGAGCTTAAGGAGActgaagagagggaggaggcagaggaggagggtttttctccctctcctgtACCCTCCAAAGAGGACTCTGTAACTGAGgaaaaagaaatggaggaaagCAAGCAGGAGAACGGTGATGGAGGAGCAGTGGGATCTGGTAGCATCCAACCAAAACTCAACAACAATCGGCTGCAGCCGGTCAGTGTTCCCTATGGAGGGGCCCGACCAAAGCAGCCGGTCAGCCTCAAGCTCCAGATCCCACAGCCGCTGTCGGGCCAGGTCCAAAATCAGCTCGGCCCGGCTGCTGTCAGCAAGAACAAAAACCAGGAAAATCAGAGCAGGAGAGGTACGCCCTCTGAAACTACACTCAGTGGGACAGATCTCAGTGCAGTTGGGGTGAACGGCGATGGTATTGCccactctcctctcctgatgccCACAGGGAGCCCAGACAATGACCTTCAGGCAGGCCAGCAGGGTGctctgtgcaggaaacctgcCAGTTCCCTGGGAGAAGTTGCCCCTGTGTGGGTGCCTGACTCCCAGGCTCCTGTCTGcatgaaatgtgatgttaaaTTCACCTTCACCAAGAGGAGGCACCACTGCAGGGCCTGTGGCAAG GTTTTCTGTGCGACGTGCTGCAGCCTGAAGTGCAGGCTCATGTACATGGACAGGAAGGAGGCTCGTGTCTGCGTCACCTGTCATTCTGCTCTGACGACTGGTGAGCATCATTGCAAGGACATAG CTCAATCATGGGAGACACCGGCCCCTGCAAGCAACCAGAGTCCGAACCCCAACAACCCAGCGGAATACTGCTCCACCATCCCCCCTCTGCAGCAGGCCCAGGCCTCTGGGGTGCTCAGCTCCCCTCCTCCTACCGTCATGGTGCCTGTGGGAGTCCTGAAACAGCCTGGCAACGAGG GGTCCCTGTCACGGGAGCAGAGGAGAGTATGGTTTGCTGACGGGGTCCTACCGAATGGCGACACAGCAGAGTCCCCCAAACCTCCGACCTCCAGCCCGGTCCCCTCCCAGTCGCTGGCCATCTCCACATACTCAAACAAATCCTCCACTTTGGAATCCTCAGAG GCATCCCATACCCCGGTTGCCCCGGTGGGCAGCCCCGTGGGCAGCTCCCTCAGCCTGATCCCGGAGGACGGGCTCCCTCCCATCCTCATCTCCACCGGAGTCAAAGGAG ACTATGCAGTGGAGGAAAGGCCTTTGGAGATTGTCCTcatgcagcagctggaggaggggGGCCCGGACCCCCTGGTCTTCGTGCTCAATGCCAACCTGCTCGCCATGGTCAAACTCGTCAACT ATgtgaacaggaagtgttggtACGTGACGACTAAGGGCATGCACGCTGTCGGTCAGGCAGAGGTGGTCATCCTGCTCCAGTGTCTACCTGATGAGAAGACCATCCCTAAAGACATCTTCACACACTTCGTGCAGCTCTACCAGGAGGCCCTCAGTG GCAACGTGCTGAGCCACCTGAGTCACTCATTCTTCACGCAGAGCTTCCTGGGCAGTAAGGAGCATGGCGGCTTCCTCTACATCAGCCCCTCCTTCCAGTCACTGCAGGACCTGCTGCTGCCCAACCCGCCCTACCTCTTCGGCATCCTGATACAGAAGTGGGAAACGCCCTGGGCTAAGGTTTTCCCCATCCGCCTCATGCTGCGGCTGGGCGCAGAGTACCGAT tttATCCGTGTCCGCTGTTCAGTGTCCGCTTCAGAAAACCCCTCTTCGGAGAGACTGGTCACACTATCATGAATCTGCTCGCA GACTTCCGTAACTACCAGTACACGCTGCCGGTGGTGAAAGGTCTGGTTGTGGACATGGAGGTGAGGAAGACAAGCATCAAGATCCCCAGTAATCGCTACAATGAG CTGATGAAGGCCATGAACAAGTCCAACGAACACGTGCTGGCCATGGGGGCGTGCTTCAACGACCGGGCCGACTCTCACCTGGTTTGCGTCCAAAACGACGACGGGAACTATCAGACACAGGCCATCAGCATCCATCACCAGCCGCGCAAAG TTACTGGagcctgtttttttgtgttcagtgGTGCTTTGAAAGCCTCGTCGGGCTACTTAGCCAAGACCAGCATCGTGGAAG ATGGTGTGATGATCCAGATCACAGCTGAGACCATGGACTCCCTACGGCAAGCCCTGAGGGACATGAAGGACTACACCATGACGTGCGGTAAAGCCGACCAGGAGGAGAACCAGGAGTTGGTCCACATCGAGTGGACCGAGGACGACCACAATTTCAACAAGgg TGTGATCAGTCCCATCGATGGGAAGTCTATGGAGTCCATCACCAGCGTCAAGATCTTCCACGGATCGGAGTTCAAAGCCAACGGCAAAGTCATCCGCTGGACAGAG GTGTTTTTCCTCCAGAGTGAAGATCAACCCAACGGTCTGAGTGACCCGGCCGACCACAGCCGACTGACGGAGAATGTGGCGAGGGCTTTCTGCATGGCGCTCTGTCCGCACCTGAAGTTGCTGAAGGAGGACGGGATGGCCAAACTGGGGCTGAGAGTCACACTGGACTCCGACCAG GTGGGTTACCTGGCAGGAAGTAACGGCCAGCCCCTCCTGCCTCAGTACCTGAGCGACCTGGACAGCGCTCTGATCCCCGTCATCCACAGCGGGGCGTGTCAGCTGAGCGAGGGCCCGGTCATCATGGAGCTGGTCTTCTACATCCTGGAGATCATCTCCTAG
- the zfyve9a gene encoding zinc finger FYVE domain-containing protein 9 isoform X4 encodes MENYFQAEAFNLDKVLDEFEQNEDETDNPILSDAKWTQILAPPAHLLSLNPALAHADLSPRESPLPFKTLPDSSSSTSPGADPKRHPGPEPPSWAEERPADIHSPPLPQPNIGKLVGTDDLSPPPVTACSAVENGCPTSPTSPQLDGLSKEISSPADNQPGASDQEAKPHQDERAASAAGAGGGGGVSHTHFTFEVGLEQEETLPLKIHPNVEPTIQNGNGVKEEVITAVLQDNGQEKQTANFKEEQIETVLNRRRDVQPSFVVEENGIPCPDRIGVEEKEKRCGPGEQIDQIFRITSLPNGLEQGSSSHSELKETEEREEAEEEGFSPSPVPSKEDSVTEEKEMEESKQENGDGGAVGSGSIQPKLNNNRLQPVSVPYGGARPKQPVSLKLQIPQPLSGQVQNQLGPAAVSKNKNQENQSRRGTPSETTLSGTDLSAVGVNGDGIAHSPLLMPTGSPDNDLQAGQQGALCRKPASSLGEVAPVWVPDSQAPVCMKCDVKFTFTKRRHHCRACGKVFCATCCSLKCRLMYMDRKEARVCVTCHSALTTAQSWETPAPASNQSPNPNNPAEYCSTIPPLQQAQASGVLSSPPPTVMVPVGVLKQPGNEGSLSREQRRVWFADGVLPNGDTAESPKPPTSSPVPSQSLAISTYSNKSSTLESSEASHTPVAPVGSPVGSSLSLIPEDGLPPILISTGVKGDYAVEERPLEIVLMQQLEEGGPDPLVFVLNANLLAMVKLVNYVNRKCWYVTTKGMHAVGQAEVVILLQCLPDEKTIPKDIFTHFVQLYQEALSGNVLSHLSHSFFTQSFLGSKEHGGFLYISPSFQSLQDLLLPNPPYLFGILIQKWETPWAKVFPIRLMLRLGAEYRFYPCPLFSVRFRKPLFGETGHTIMNLLADFRNYQYTLPVVKGLVVDMEVRKTSIKIPSNRYNELMKAMNKSNEHVLAMGACFNDRADSHLVCVQNDDGNYQTQAISIHHQPRKVTGACFFVFSGALKASSGYLAKTSIVEDGVMIQITAETMDSLRQALRDMKDYTMTCGKADQEENQELVHIEWTEDDHNFNKGVISPIDGKSMESITSVKIFHGSEFKANGKVIRWTEVFFLQSEDQPNGLSDPADHSRLTENVARAFCMALCPHLKLLKEDGMAKLGLRVTLDSDQVGYLAGSNGQPLLPQYLSDLDSALIPVIHSGACQLSEGPVIMELVFYILEIIS; translated from the exons ATGGAGAATTACTTCCAGGCCGAGGCCTTCAATCTGGACAAGGTGCTGGATGAGTTCGAGCAGAACGAAG ATGAGACAGACAATCCCATTCTCTCAGATGCCAAGTGGACCCAGATTCTGGCCCCGCCAGCCCACCTGCTCTCTCTGAACCCTGCCCTGGCCCACGCAGACCTCAGCCCCCGGGAGAGTCCACTACCCTTCAAGACCCTCCCTGATtcctcctccagcacctccCCGGGGGCCGACCCTAAAAGACATCCTGGTCCCGAGCCTCCTTCCTGGGCAGAGGAGAGGCCGGCAGACATCCACAGCCCACCCCTCCCCCAGCCCAACATCGGCAAACTGGTGGGCACAGATGACCTCTCACCACCACCTGTGACGGCCTGTAGTGCCGTGGAGAACGGCTGCCCCACCAGCCCTACAAGCCCTCAGTTAGATGGGCTCAGCAAGGAGATAAGTTCTCCTGCAGATAACCAGCCTGGTGCTTCTGACCAGGAGGCTAAACCTCATCAGGACGAGAGAGCCGCCTcagcagctggagctggaggaggaggaggtgtcaGTCACACTCACTTTACCTTTGAGGTTGGATTAGAACAGGAGGAAACTCTGCCTTTGAAAATTCATCCAAATGTGGAACCAACAATACAAAATGGGAATGGTGTCAAAGAGGAGGTGATTACTGCTGTTTTACAGGACAATggtcaagaaaaacaaacagcaaacttTAAGGAGGAGCAGATAGAAACTGTCCTGAACAGAAGGAGAGACGTTCAACCTAGTTTTGTAGTGGAGGAGAATGGTATACCTTGCCCTGACAGGATTGGAGttgaggagaaggagaaaagatGTGGTCCAGGAGAACAAATAGACCAAATCTTCAGAATAACAAGCCTTCCCAATGGTTTGGAGCAGGGGAGCAGTAGTCATTCTGAGCTTAAGGAGActgaagagagggaggaggcagaggaggagggtttttctccctctcctgtACCCTCCAAAGAGGACTCTGTAACTGAGgaaaaagaaatggaggaaagCAAGCAGGAGAACGGTGATGGAGGAGCAGTGGGATCTGGTAGCATCCAACCAAAACTCAACAACAATCGGCTGCAGCCGGTCAGTGTTCCCTATGGAGGGGCCCGACCAAAGCAGCCGGTCAGCCTCAAGCTCCAGATCCCACAGCCGCTGTCGGGCCAGGTCCAAAATCAGCTCGGCCCGGCTGCTGTCAGCAAGAACAAAAACCAGGAAAATCAGAGCAGGAGAGGTACGCCCTCTGAAACTACACTCAGTGGGACAGATCTCAGTGCAGTTGGGGTGAACGGCGATGGTATTGCccactctcctctcctgatgccCACAGGGAGCCCAGACAATGACCTTCAGGCAGGCCAGCAGGGTGctctgtgcaggaaacctgcCAGTTCCCTGGGAGAAGTTGCCCCTGTGTGGGTGCCTGACTCCCAGGCTCCTGTCTGcatgaaatgtgatgttaaaTTCACCTTCACCAAGAGGAGGCACCACTGCAGGGCCTGTGGCAAG GTTTTCTGTGCGACGTGCTGCAGCCTGAAGTGCAGGCTCATGTACATGGACAGGAAGGAGGCTCGTGTCTGCGTCACCTGTCATTCTGCTCTGACGACTG CTCAATCATGGGAGACACCGGCCCCTGCAAGCAACCAGAGTCCGAACCCCAACAACCCAGCGGAATACTGCTCCACCATCCCCCCTCTGCAGCAGGCCCAGGCCTCTGGGGTGCTCAGCTCCCCTCCTCCTACCGTCATGGTGCCTGTGGGAGTCCTGAAACAGCCTGGCAACGAGG GGTCCCTGTCACGGGAGCAGAGGAGAGTATGGTTTGCTGACGGGGTCCTACCGAATGGCGACACAGCAGAGTCCCCCAAACCTCCGACCTCCAGCCCGGTCCCCTCCCAGTCGCTGGCCATCTCCACATACTCAAACAAATCCTCCACTTTGGAATCCTCAGAG GCATCCCATACCCCGGTTGCCCCGGTGGGCAGCCCCGTGGGCAGCTCCCTCAGCCTGATCCCGGAGGACGGGCTCCCTCCCATCCTCATCTCCACCGGAGTCAAAGGAG ACTATGCAGTGGAGGAAAGGCCTTTGGAGATTGTCCTcatgcagcagctggaggaggggGGCCCGGACCCCCTGGTCTTCGTGCTCAATGCCAACCTGCTCGCCATGGTCAAACTCGTCAACT ATgtgaacaggaagtgttggtACGTGACGACTAAGGGCATGCACGCTGTCGGTCAGGCAGAGGTGGTCATCCTGCTCCAGTGTCTACCTGATGAGAAGACCATCCCTAAAGACATCTTCACACACTTCGTGCAGCTCTACCAGGAGGCCCTCAGTG GCAACGTGCTGAGCCACCTGAGTCACTCATTCTTCACGCAGAGCTTCCTGGGCAGTAAGGAGCATGGCGGCTTCCTCTACATCAGCCCCTCCTTCCAGTCACTGCAGGACCTGCTGCTGCCCAACCCGCCCTACCTCTTCGGCATCCTGATACAGAAGTGGGAAACGCCCTGGGCTAAGGTTTTCCCCATCCGCCTCATGCTGCGGCTGGGCGCAGAGTACCGAT tttATCCGTGTCCGCTGTTCAGTGTCCGCTTCAGAAAACCCCTCTTCGGAGAGACTGGTCACACTATCATGAATCTGCTCGCA GACTTCCGTAACTACCAGTACACGCTGCCGGTGGTGAAAGGTCTGGTTGTGGACATGGAGGTGAGGAAGACAAGCATCAAGATCCCCAGTAATCGCTACAATGAG CTGATGAAGGCCATGAACAAGTCCAACGAACACGTGCTGGCCATGGGGGCGTGCTTCAACGACCGGGCCGACTCTCACCTGGTTTGCGTCCAAAACGACGACGGGAACTATCAGACACAGGCCATCAGCATCCATCACCAGCCGCGCAAAG TTACTGGagcctgtttttttgtgttcagtgGTGCTTTGAAAGCCTCGTCGGGCTACTTAGCCAAGACCAGCATCGTGGAAG ATGGTGTGATGATCCAGATCACAGCTGAGACCATGGACTCCCTACGGCAAGCCCTGAGGGACATGAAGGACTACACCATGACGTGCGGTAAAGCCGACCAGGAGGAGAACCAGGAGTTGGTCCACATCGAGTGGACCGAGGACGACCACAATTTCAACAAGgg TGTGATCAGTCCCATCGATGGGAAGTCTATGGAGTCCATCACCAGCGTCAAGATCTTCCACGGATCGGAGTTCAAAGCCAACGGCAAAGTCATCCGCTGGACAGAG GTGTTTTTCCTCCAGAGTGAAGATCAACCCAACGGTCTGAGTGACCCGGCCGACCACAGCCGACTGACGGAGAATGTGGCGAGGGCTTTCTGCATGGCGCTCTGTCCGCACCTGAAGTTGCTGAAGGAGGACGGGATGGCCAAACTGGGGCTGAGAGTCACACTGGACTCCGACCAG GTGGGTTACCTGGCAGGAAGTAACGGCCAGCCCCTCCTGCCTCAGTACCTGAGCGACCTGGACAGCGCTCTGATCCCCGTCATCCACAGCGGGGCGTGTCAGCTGAGCGAGGGCCCGGTCATCATGGAGCTGGTCTTCTACATCCTGGAGATCATCTCCTAG